Proteins encoded in a region of the Vicia villosa cultivar HV-30 ecotype Madison, WI linkage group LG5, Vvil1.0, whole genome shotgun sequence genome:
- the LOC131601078 gene encoding calcium-transporting ATPase 9, plasma membrane-type-like: protein MTTSSNGHLTVNIAAGHHDNDDNNNAPPPSDNNHHHNNNQHDNDDDDDDELIDPDDPFDITQTKNASHETLRRWRQAALVLNASRRFRYTLDLKGEEEKQQKKSLIRAHAQVIRAALLFRLAGERELVISPATTPPRQTSVGDYGVGLEELASMSKDQNISALQQLGGVKGLSNLLKSNPDKGISGDDDDLLKRKNAFGTNTYPRKKGRSFWRFLWEAWQDLTLIILIIAAAVSLVLGIKTEGLEEGWYDGGSIAFAVLLVIVVTAVSDYRQSLQFQNLNAEKQNIQLEIIRSGRTIKISIFEIVVGDVIPLKIGDQVPADGVLIVGHSLAIDESSMTGESKIVHKDHKAPFFMSGCKVADGVGVMLVTGVGINTEWGLLMASISEDTGEETPLQVRLNGVATFIGIVGLSVAVLVLAVLLGRYFSGHTNDLNGNPEFVAGRTGISDAVDDVIKIFTIAVTIVVVAVPEGLPLAVTLTLAYSMRKMMADKALVRRLSACETMGSATTICSDKTGTLTLNQMTVVEAYVGRNSLNPADDSSKFHPEALSLIKESIAQNSTGNVFVSKDGGEVEVSGSPTEKAILSWAVKLGMNFDVIRSNSTVLHVFPFNSEKKRGGVALKLADSGVHIHWKGAAEIVLGACDQYLDSNGHLQSIEEQKAFFKEAIDDMAARSLRCVAIAYRSYELDQIPSNEEDLNQWSLPENELVLLAIVGIKDPCRPGVKDAVRVCTEAGVKVRMVTGDNLQTAKAIALECGILASIEDAVEPNIIEGKVFRELSEQEREQIAKKITVMGRSSPNDKLLLVQALRKGGEVVAVTGDGTNDAPALHEADIGLSMGIQGTEVAKESSDIIILDDNFASVVKVVRWGRSVYANIQKFIQFQLTVNVAALVINVVAAISSGDVPLNAVQLLWVNLIMDTLGALALATEPPTDHLMHRSPVGRREPLITNIMWRNLLVQALYQITVLLVLNFGGESILPKQDTKAHGFQVKNTMIFNAFVMCQVFNEFNARKPDEMNVFRGVTKNRLFMGIIGITIILQIIIIEFLGKFASTVRLNWSLWLASILIGLVSWPLAIAGKLIPVPKTPLSRTFIKPFRRLRRSRPAQ from the exons ATGACTACCTCCTCCAACGGCCATCTCACCGTCAACATCGCCGCCGGTCACCACGACAACGACGACAACAACAATGCTCCACCACCTTCCGATAACAaccatcaccacaacaacaaccagCATGATAATGACGATGACGACGACGACGAACTCATCGATCCTGATGATCCTTTCGATATTACTCAAACGAAGAATGCTTCGCACGAGACTCTTCGCCGTTGGAGA CAAGCAGCACTGGTGCTCAATGCTTCCAGGCGTTTTAGATATACGCTGGACTTGAAAGGGGAAGAAGAAAAACAGCAAAAGAAGAGCTTAATTAGAGCCCATGCACAAGTCATAAGA GCTGCACTGCTTTTTAGATTGGCTGGTGAACGCGAACTAG TGATAAGTCCAGCGACTACACCCCCACGTCAAACTTCAGTTGGTGACTATGGAGTTGGGCTAGAAGAACTTGCTTCGATGTCTAAAGATCAGAATATTTCTGCTTTACAGCAATTAGGAGGG GTTAAAGGCCTATCAAATTTACTAAAGTCAAATCCAGATAAAGGAATTAGTGGAGATGATGATGATCTATTGAAAAGGAAAAATGCATTTGGAACTAATACATATCCTCGAAAAAAAGGGAGAAGTTTTTGG AGGTTTTTATGGGAAGCTTGGCAAGATCTTACTCTCATAATATTGATTATAGCAGCTGCAGTGTCATTGGTACTTGGAATAAAAACAGAG GGTTTGGAGGAAGGATGGTATGATGGGGGAAGCATTGCTTTTGCAGTTTTACTTGTTATTGTAGTAACAG CTGTCAGTGATTATCGACAATCTCTGCAATTTCAGAATTTGAATGCAGAGAAACAAAATATACAATTAGAG ATCATTAGAAGTGGAAGAACAATCAAAATATCAATATTTGAGATTGTTGTTGGTGACGTTATACCCCTTAAAATAGGAGATCAG GTTCCTGCCGACGGAGTATTAATCGTAGGTCACTCACTTGCAATTGATGAATCCAGTATGACTGGTGAAAGCAAAATT GTTCATAAGGATCACAAAGCACCTTTTTTTATGTCTGGTTGCAAAGTAGCAGATGGAGTTGGCGTTATGCTG GTAACTGGTGTTGGTATTAATACTGAGTGGGGATTGTTGATGGCAAGTATCTCAGAGGACACCGGAGAAGAGACTCCGTTACAG GTACGTTTAAATGGAGTGGCAACTTTTATCGGTATAGTTGGGCTTAGTGTAGCTGTTTTAGTGCTCGCAGTCCTCTTGGGCAG ATACTTTTCTGGCCACACAAATGATTTAAATGGAAATCCCGAATTTGTTGCTGGAAGGACCGGTATTAGTGATGCAGTTGATGATGTCATCAAAATTTTTACCATTGCA GTCACAATCGTAGTTGTTGCAGTGCCTGAAGGTCTACCTTTGGCTGTTACTTTAAC GTTGGCATATTCAATGCGGAAAATGATGGCAGATAAAGCCTTG GTACGAAGACTGTCAGCCTGCGAAACTATGGGCTCTGCTACAACAATATGCAGTGATAAGACAGGAACATTAACCTTAAATCAG ATGACTGTTGTTGAGGCATATGTTGGGAGAAACAGTCTAAATCCAGCAGATGACTCTTCGAAGTTTCATCCAGAAGCATTATCCCTGATAAAAGAAAGCATTGCACAGAATTCCACTGGAAATGTTTTTGTGTCTAAG GATGGTGGAGAGGTAGAGGTTTCAGGATCACCAACAGAGAAGGCGATTCTTTCATGGGCAGTCAAG TTGGGTATGAATTTTGATGTTATCAGATCTAATTCGACAGTTCTTCACGTCTTTCCATTCAATTCCGAGAAAAAACGAGGTGGTGTTGCTCTGAAGCTG GCGGACTCTGGAGTGCATATACACTGGAAAGGAGCTGCAGAAATAGTTCTAGGAGCATGTGACCAATATCTTGATTCAAATGGTCATTTGCAATCCATCGAAGAACAGAAG GCTTTTTTCAAGGAGGCTATTGATGACATGGCTGCTCGCAGCTTGCGTTGTGTTGCCATTGCATACAGATCATATGAATTAGACCAAATTCCATCTAATGAGGAGGATTTGAATCAATGGTCCTTACCCGAAAATGAGCTTGTTTTGCTTGCTATTGTTGGAATCAAG GATCCTTGTCGCCCTGGTGTCAAAGATGCTGTGAGAGTATGTACTGAAGCCGGTGTTAAG GTACGCATGGTTACCGGAGACAACCTTCAAACAGCAAAGGCAATAGCTCTAGAGTGTGGGATACTGGCTTCAATTGAAGATGCTGTTGAGCCAAATATAATTGAAGGAAAGGTATTTCGGGAGCTATCTGAACAAGAGAGGGAACAGATTGCCAAGAAAATCACG GTAATGGGAAGGTCTTCTCCTAATGACAAGCTTTTGCTTGTGCAAGCACTACGTAAAGGAGGTGAAGTAGTTGCTGTCACAGGAGATGGCACTAATGATGCCCCTGCACTTCACGAG GCAGATATTGGTCTTTCTATGGGCATCCAAGGAACTGAAGTTGCAAAAGAAAGCTCAGATATTATAATCTTGGATGATAACTTTGCATCAGTTGTAAAG GTTGTTCGCTGGGGCCGTTCTGTATATGCAAATATTCAGAAATTTATCCAGTTCCAGCTAACTGTCAATGTCGCTGCTCTTGTGATTAATGTCGTGGCAGCAATAAGTTCTGGTGATGTTCCTTTAAATGCAGTACAG CTTTTGTGGGTCAACCTTATCATGGACACACTTGGGGCCCTTGCACTGGCTACTGAACCACCAACAGATCACCTAATGCACAGATCACCAGTTGGTCGAAG GGAACCTCTTATAACAAATATTATGTGGAGAAACTTGCTCGTGCag GCTCTTTATCAAATCACAGTTCTTCTCGTTCTGAACTTCGGTGGTGAAAGTATTCTACCTAAGCAAGATACTAAAGCCCATGGCTTTCAAGTGAAGAATACTATGATATTCAATGCATTTGTCATGTGCCAA GTATTCAATGAGTTCAATGCTCGGAAACCAGATGAAATGAATGTCTTCCGAGGAGTGACCAAGAACCGCCTCTTCATGGGAATTATTGGAATAACCATTATACTTCAG ATAATCATCATCGAGTTCCTTGGAAAGTTCGCCTCAACAGTGAGGCTTAATTGGTCGCTGTGGCTTGCTTCTATTTTAATCGGTCTTGTCAG TTGGCCTCTTGCTATAGCTGGAAAACTCATTCCAGTTCCCAAAACACCATTGTCGCGTACCTTCATCAAGCCATTCAGGCGATTGAGGAGGTCTCGTCCAGCGCAATAG